One Arthrobacter sp. Marseille-P9274 genomic region harbors:
- a CDS encoding HNH endonuclease family protein has product MATPESEGRRVGSGTVLAQIATIPIKGRAPKTGYDRDLFGSGWKDPDRNGCDARNDILARDLTATTAKPGTQSCVILSGVLEDPFTGTTINFVRGQETSTKVQIDHVVALSDAWQKGAQLMGADERVEFANDPLNLLAVDGPTNVSKGDGDAATWLPPNLSFRCDYVARQIAVKAKYGLWMSQAEHDSIERVVATQCPTQGMPAG; this is encoded by the coding sequence GTGGCCACCCCTGAATCGGAGGGGCGGCGGGTCGGGTCCGGGACGGTGCTGGCACAGATCGCCACGATCCCCATCAAGGGACGGGCCCCGAAGACGGGTTATGACCGGGACCTGTTCGGCAGCGGGTGGAAAGATCCTGATCGTAACGGGTGCGATGCCCGCAACGACATCCTCGCCCGCGACCTAACCGCCACCACGGCCAAGCCGGGAACCCAGAGCTGCGTCATTCTCTCGGGCGTCTTAGAGGACCCCTTTACCGGGACGACGATCAACTTCGTCCGCGGGCAGGAGACCAGCACCAAGGTGCAGATCGACCACGTCGTGGCTCTCTCCGACGCGTGGCAGAAGGGCGCCCAACTAATGGGCGCCGATGAACGCGTGGAGTTCGCCAACGACCCGTTGAACCTGCTCGCGGTCGACGGGCCGACCAACGTGTCCAAGGGCGATGGTGACGCGGCGACGTGGCTCCCGCCCAATCTGTCCTTCCGCTGCGACTATGTCGCCCGGCAAATCGCGGTCAAGGCGAAGTACGGGCTCTGGATGAGCCAGGCGGAGCACGACTCCATCGAACGAGTCGTCGCCACGCAGTGCCCCACCCAAGGGATGCCCGCCGGCTGA
- a CDS encoding excalibur calcium-binding domain-containing protein: MCAVRPPRGYVGVPGPGFLVPGELRVKPLDAGLDVVPDEAHAFHAFDAAFGGFIGFPDLEADSLTGFEPGFGAQDDDRVDRVKDLVSDGFGVFAGDAAKKAAEEKAKKEAAAKKAAEEKAAQQAAAKAEAEAERKAAAAEAERLAAQEKANVPNPGASSTFYANCTAVRAAGAAPIYAGDPGYSRKLDRDGDGVACE, from the coding sequence ATGTGCGCGGTGAGGCCCCCGCGGGGGTACGTGGGCGTGCCGGGGCCGGGATTCCTAGTTCCCGGTGAGCTCCGCGTAAAGCCGCTGGACGCGGGCCTTGATGTCGTCCCGGACGAGGCGCATGCGTTCCATGCCTTCGATGCCGCGTTCGGAGGGTTCATCGGTTTCCCAGACCTCGAAGCGGATTCCTTGACGGGGTTCGAGCCTGGCTTCGGTGCCCAGGACGATGATCGCGTCGACCGTGTCAAGGACCTCGTCAGTGACGGGTTTGGGGTGTTCGCCGGTGATGCGGCGAAGAAGGCGGCCGAGGAAAAGGCGAAGAAGGAAGCAGCAGCGAAGAAGGCCGCCGAGGAAAAGGCCGCACAGCAAGCCGCGGCCAAGGCGGAGGCGGAGGCAGAGCGGAAGGCCGCTGCGGCCGAGGCAGAACGGCTCGCCGCGCAGGAAAAGGCGAATGTCCCGAACCCCGGAGCGTCGTCGACGTTCTACGCCAACTGCACCGCCGTCCGGGCCGCTGGCGCGGCTCCGATCTATGCGGGAGACCCCGGATACAGCAGGAAGCTGGATCGCGACGGGGACGGCGTCGCCTGCGAATGA